From a single Shewanella donghaensis genomic region:
- a CDS encoding YeaH/YhbH family protein: MANFIDRRLNAKGKSTVNRQRFLDRYKKQIKKSVSDAVTRRSVTDIDKGEKISIPTRDISEPIFHQGQGGIRERVHPGNDQFNKGDQIERPKGGGAGDGSGQGEASNSGEGNDEFLFEISNEEYLELLFEDLALPDLQQTNAKQMVEFETYRAGYTNVGVPANINIVRSLRSSLARRIAMTAGKKKKLAELTAQLDELENTPGTKAELIMDLKQQIIEMKKKIDSVPFIDSFDLRFNNYSKREKPSSQAVMFCLMDVSGSMDQATKDMAKRFYILLYLFLTQTYKNLEVVYIRHHTQAKEVDEHEFFYSQETGGTIVSSALNLMHDIQQERYPADEWNIYAAQASDGDNWADDSPACRQLLADKILPVSRYFSYIEITRRAHQTLWREYEGLQEQFGNIAVQHIKEVDDIYPVFRELFKKQPS, encoded by the coding sequence ATGGCAAATTTTATTGATAGACGCCTCAATGCTAAAGGTAAGAGTACCGTCAATAGACAGCGTTTTTTGGATCGTTATAAAAAACAAATCAAAAAGTCTGTCAGTGATGCTGTGACAAGAAGAAGCGTCACCGATATAGATAAAGGCGAAAAAATTAGTATTCCGACTCGGGATATAAGCGAGCCCATTTTCCATCAAGGCCAAGGCGGAATCCGCGAGCGAGTTCATCCAGGTAATGATCAGTTTAATAAAGGAGACCAAATAGAAAGACCTAAAGGTGGCGGAGCTGGAGATGGCAGTGGTCAAGGAGAAGCGTCAAATAGTGGTGAAGGCAATGATGAGTTTTTGTTTGAAATATCAAATGAAGAATATTTAGAACTGTTATTTGAAGATCTTGCTCTACCCGATTTACAACAAACCAATGCTAAACAAATGGTGGAATTTGAAACCTATCGTGCTGGTTATACCAACGTAGGTGTGCCTGCTAATATTAATATAGTGCGCTCTCTTCGCTCATCATTGGCTCGAAGAATTGCCATGACAGCGGGTAAAAAGAAAAAACTCGCTGAACTTACCGCGCAATTAGACGAATTAGAAAATACTCCAGGCACCAAAGCTGAGCTGATAATGGATCTCAAACAGCAGATCATTGAGATGAAGAAAAAAATCGATAGTGTGCCATTTATTGATAGCTTCGACTTACGTTTCAATAACTATTCAAAACGCGAGAAACCTTCTAGCCAAGCGGTGATGTTTTGTTTAATGGATGTATCAGGTTCGATGGATCAAGCGACAAAAGACATGGCAAAACGGTTTTATATATTGCTGTATTTATTTTTAACCCAAACCTACAAAAATTTAGAAGTTGTTTATATTAGGCATCACACTCAAGCGAAAGAAGTCGATGAACATGAGTTTTTTTATTCACAGGAAACAGGCGGCACGATTGTATCGAGTGCATTGAATTTAATGCATGACATTCAACAAGAGAGATACCCTGCTGATGAATGGAATATCTATGCCGCACAAGCATCTGATGGCGATAATTGGGCTGATGATTCCCCTGCTTGTCGTCAATTACTAGCAGATAAAATCTTACCGGTATCTCGTTATTTTAGTTACATAGAAATAACCCGTAGAGCACATCAAACACTCTGGCGTGAATACGAAGGACTTCAAGAACAGTTTGGTAATATCGCAGTACAACACATTAAGGAAGTTGACGACATATATCCTGTATTCCGTGAGTTATTCAAGAAACAGCCAAGCTAG
- a CDS encoding YcgN family cysteine cluster protein produces MSFWIEKKLHEMSDVQWESLCDGCGKCCLNKIIDDETEELYYTDAACHLLDDDTCGCKRYLERFKYVPACTAITADNVAELTWLPDSCAYKRLNEGRTLPSWHPLLTGSKEAMHEAGISVKGKTVNETKVRYVEDHIVLWPLKDVD; encoded by the coding sequence ATGTCTTTTTGGATTGAAAAAAAACTTCACGAAATGAGTGACGTGCAATGGGAATCATTGTGCGATGGTTGTGGTAAATGCTGTTTAAACAAAATTATCGATGATGAAACTGAAGAGTTGTATTACACCGATGCCGCTTGTCATTTATTAGATGATGATACTTGCGGTTGCAAACGCTATTTAGAACGCTTTAAATATGTTCCTGCCTGTACTGCTATTACTGCTGATAATGTCGCCGAGTTAACTTGGTTACCGGATTCTTGTGCTTACAAAAGACTGAATGAAGGAAGGACGTTACCGAGTTGGCATCCGTTATTAACGGGGTCAAAAGAAGCAATGCATGAAGCGGGTATTTCAGTGAAAGGTAAAACGGTCAATGAAACCAAAGTACGTTACGTTGAAGATCATATCGTACTCTGGCCATTGAAGGATGTTGACTAA
- a CDS encoding lytic murein transglycosylase: MIGKIISSVIVYLLVVNSPLAQQNMSFDDYLDSLKDKAIAEGVSQSTIDEHFSKIKVFKRATVNGSERALNLESYIPKNAPEITISTARAMFKEQQDTIIAIGDRYGVQPRFLIALWGLTSEFGEQKGNFPILSVTASNAFSGNRENFYIDEFIAALKIIESGEVQYEQLIGSSTGAMGHMQIMPSQYLAYAEDANGDGNVDIWNNQYDAFATAAAMLRAGGWSNDETWGRQVGSIEVISEDVVGVEYTKTFNQWQDLGVRRYNGNDLPKRDDMQVSLLRPDGVKGRQYLVYNNFRLLQEWSTSEHFLLTVTYLSERIKNPPIN, from the coding sequence ATGATTGGGAAGATCATTTCATCTGTAATAGTTTATTTGTTGGTTGTTAATAGCCCATTAGCACAACAAAATATGAGTTTTGATGATTATTTAGATTCGCTTAAGGATAAAGCCATTGCTGAAGGGGTTTCCCAAAGCACCATAGATGAGCATTTTTCTAAAATTAAAGTATTCAAGCGCGCGACGGTTAATGGTTCTGAACGAGCATTAAACCTTGAAAGCTATATTCCCAAAAACGCCCCCGAAATTACTATTAGCACTGCTCGTGCAATGTTTAAAGAACAACAAGATACCATTATCGCCATTGGGGACCGTTATGGGGTTCAACCTCGATTTTTGATTGCCTTGTGGGGACTCACATCGGAATTTGGTGAACAAAAAGGCAATTTTCCTATTTTATCAGTGACAGCATCCAATGCTTTTTCTGGTAATAGAGAAAATTTCTATATCGATGAATTTATTGCAGCATTGAAAATTATAGAATCAGGAGAAGTTCAATATGAACAACTCATAGGTTCCTCTACAGGCGCGATGGGTCATATGCAAATCATGCCTTCTCAGTACCTTGCATACGCTGAAGACGCTAATGGCGATGGTAATGTTGATATCTGGAATAATCAATATGACGCATTCGCTACCGCTGCTGCTATGTTAAGAGCTGGCGGATGGAGTAATGATGAAACCTGGGGGCGCCAGGTCGGTTCGATTGAAGTGATATCCGAAGATGTCGTTGGTGTAGAATACACCAAGACTTTTAACCAGTGGCAAGATTTGGGGGTAAGACGTTATAACGGAAACGATCTGCCCAAGCGTGATGATATGCAAGTCTCATTATTAAGACCTGATGGTGTAAAAGGACGTCAATACCTTGTATATAACAACTTCAGGTTATTACAGGAATGGTCAACAAGTGAACATTTTCTTCTGACTGTGACTTATCTTTCAGAACGAATCAAAAACCCGCCGATCAATTAG
- the nhaB gene encoding sodium/proton antiporter NhaB encodes MPSTAGNALFSNFLGNSPKWYKYAILMFLVINPLLFFYVSPFVAGWMLVIEFIFTLAMALKCYPLQPGGLLAIQAVFIGMTSPTQVLHEIEANLEVLLLLIFMVAGIYFMKQLLLFVFTKMITKVRSKIIVSLMFCTASALLSAFLDALTVIAVIIAVAIGFYSIYHKVASGKDYTSDHDHTSETHEQLNDDELEAFRGFLRNLLMHAGVGTALGGVCTMVGEPQNLIIAAQAHWQFGEFFIRMSPVTIPVLVAGIATCFAVEKLKWFGYGAQLPEPVHKILSDCAAYEDAHRTKADKMKLVVQALVGVWLVAGLALHLASVGLIGLSVIILTTAFNGITDEHQLGKAFEEALPFTALLAVFFAIVGVIIDQHLFAPVIQWALSFDGNMQLVVFYIANGLLSMVSDNVFVGTVYINEVKAALISGQITRDQFDLLAVAINTGTNLPSVATPNGQAAFLFLLTSALAPLVRLSYGRMVWMALPYTIVLSIVGVMMIHSGYLTEMTQYFYDNQILIHHSAKEIGAAVGH; translated from the coding sequence ATGCCGTCAACCGCTGGTAATGCATTATTTAGTAACTTCTTGGGTAATTCTCCCAAATGGTATAAATATGCAATATTGATGTTTCTCGTAATAAATCCATTATTATTTTTCTACGTAAGTCCATTCGTGGCTGGGTGGATGTTGGTAATTGAGTTCATTTTTACACTTGCTATGGCGCTTAAGTGCTATCCACTGCAACCAGGTGGCTTACTGGCTATACAAGCTGTTTTTATTGGCATGACCTCCCCCACACAAGTGCTCCATGAAATAGAAGCCAACCTTGAAGTATTACTATTGTTGATATTTATGGTTGCCGGTATTTACTTCATGAAGCAATTACTGCTTTTTGTGTTCACGAAAATGATCACGAAAGTTCGTTCAAAAATCATCGTGTCATTGATGTTTTGTACCGCTTCAGCTTTACTTTCTGCTTTTTTAGATGCATTAACGGTTATCGCTGTGATTATCGCGGTAGCCATTGGTTTCTACTCTATTTACCACAAAGTTGCTTCAGGTAAAGATTACACTTCAGACCATGATCATACTTCAGAAACCCATGAACAGTTAAATGATGATGAGTTAGAAGCCTTTCGTGGTTTCTTAAGAAACTTATTAATGCACGCTGGCGTAGGTACTGCTCTTGGTGGTGTTTGTACCATGGTTGGTGAGCCGCAAAACCTCATCATTGCCGCGCAAGCGCATTGGCAGTTTGGTGAATTCTTCATTCGTATGTCACCAGTGACTATTCCGGTTCTTGTCGCCGGTATTGCAACTTGTTTTGCAGTAGAGAAATTAAAATGGTTTGGCTACGGCGCTCAGTTGCCAGAGCCTGTTCATAAGATTTTAAGTGATTGTGCCGCTTACGAAGATGCGCATCGTACTAAAGCAGATAAAATGAAATTAGTCGTTCAAGCACTTGTGGGTGTTTGGTTAGTGGCTGGTTTAGCCTTGCATCTTGCATCTGTTGGCTTAATTGGTCTTTCAGTCATCATCTTAACGACGGCTTTCAACGGCATCACTGATGAACATCAACTTGGGAAAGCGTTTGAAGAAGCCCTGCCGTTTACCGCACTACTGGCAGTATTCTTCGCGATTGTTGGCGTTATCATTGATCAACATCTATTCGCGCCAGTTATTCAATGGGCATTAAGCTTTGACGGTAACATGCAATTAGTTGTTTTCTATATTGCTAACGGTTTGCTGTCTATGGTCAGTGATAACGTGTTTGTTGGTACCGTATATATTAACGAAGTAAAAGCTGCGTTAATTAGCGGTCAAATAACCCGTGACCAATTTGATTTATTAGCAGTGGCAATCAATACCGGTACTAACCTTCCGTCTGTTGCGACACCAAACGGTCAAGCGGCATTCTTGTTCTTACTGACTTCTGCACTAGCACCGCTAGTTAGATTGTCATATGGACGCATGGTTTGGATGGCTCTACCGTATACGATTGTGCTGTCGATTGTTGGTGTCATGATGATTCATTCTGGTTACCTTACCGAAATGACGCAGTATTTTTATGATAATCAAATATTAATTCATCATTCAGCGAAAGAGATTGGCGCTGCAGTCGGTCATTAA
- a CDS encoding YcgL domain-containing protein, whose protein sequence is MICVVYKSSRKVDTYLFVEKRDDFSVVPEALMQMFGAPKLVMLVPLSKRQELAMADINKVRSELAEKGYYLQIPPPVVNLLNEHRKSMGLED, encoded by the coding sequence ATGATTTGTGTCGTATATAAAAGTAGTCGAAAAGTGGATACATATTTATTTGTAGAAAAACGTGATGATTTTTCAGTCGTTCCAGAGGCATTAATGCAAATGTTTGGTGCGCCCAAATTGGTAATGTTAGTTCCGTTGTCCAAAAGGCAAGAACTCGCCATGGCAGACATCAACAAAGTGAGAAGTGAGCTTGCTGAAAAAGGCTATTATTTACAAATTCCTCCTCCAGTAGTAAATTTACTAAACGAACACCGTAAAAGTATGGGATTAGAAGATTAA
- the dsbB gene encoding disulfide bond formation protein DsbB produces MQGLQKFARSRKAWLLLLFSAIGLEAAALFFQYVMHLEPCVMCVYVRVAVLGLIISAMIGVMVPRFWLTRIMALIGWGVSAVWGLKLSLELNKLQVDPSPFSTCNFFPDFPSWMPLDKWLPEVFSPTGMCSDDPWTFLSVSMAQWTVVTFIIYLVILAIMLIPAIKPSK; encoded by the coding sequence TTGCAGGGTTTACAAAAATTCGCACGTTCACGGAAAGCCTGGTTATTATTACTATTTTCAGCAATAGGACTAGAGGCTGCGGCATTGTTTTTTCAATACGTAATGCACCTTGAACCTTGTGTTATGTGTGTTTATGTCAGGGTGGCTGTCTTAGGCTTAATCATTTCAGCAATGATAGGGGTAATGGTACCGCGCTTTTGGTTAACACGTATTATGGCGTTGATTGGTTGGGGAGTGAGTGCTGTTTGGGGCTTAAAACTATCCCTTGAACTGAATAAACTACAAGTTGATCCGTCACCTTTTTCAACTTGTAATTTCTTTCCTGATTTTCCAAGCTGGATGCCACTTGATAAATGGCTACCTGAAGTCTTTTCACCTACAGGCATGTGCAGTGACGACCCTTGGACATTTTTATCCGTGAGTATGGCGCAATGGACAGTTGTGACGTTTATCATCTACCTAGTGATACTCGCCATCATGCTCATACCAGCAATTAAGCCATCTAAATAA
- the minC gene encoding septum site-determining protein MinC, with product MAIQSLELKATSFTLSVLHINTHDFSAIAADLDNKLSQAPQFFLGAPLILNLSAIEQQDIDLAMLKQLLTDNQLIIVGVTSANESIAAQAKLLGLAVVKSGKQAKNIPAPARETKIVKQNVRSGQQIYAKNADLIVFGAVGNGAEVIADGSIHIYGALRGKAMAGAAGNKHSIIIANSLDAELVSIAGQYWIAEHLQQHCSSDQRGCIRLDGETLMVESLPQ from the coding sequence ATGGCCATACAAAGTCTTGAGTTAAAAGCCACATCTTTTACGCTTTCAGTGCTCCATATTAACACCCATGATTTTAGTGCGATTGCCGCTGATTTAGATAACAAGTTATCTCAAGCACCGCAGTTTTTTCTTGGTGCGCCATTAATTTTAAATTTAAGTGCTATAGAACAACAAGACATCGATTTAGCGATGTTAAAACAACTTCTTACTGATAACCAACTTATTATAGTTGGTGTAACATCAGCAAATGAAAGTATTGCCGCTCAAGCTAAATTGTTAGGCTTGGCTGTCGTCAAATCAGGTAAACAAGCTAAAAATATCCCAGCACCAGCTAGAGAAACCAAAATAGTTAAACAAAATGTTCGCTCTGGTCAGCAAATTTACGCCAAAAACGCTGACTTAATCGTTTTTGGTGCTGTGGGTAATGGCGCAGAAGTTATTGCTGATGGTAGCATTCATATATACGGAGCGCTGCGTGGTAAAGCTATGGCTGGCGCCGCTGGGAATAAGCACAGTATTATTATTGCTAACTCATTGGATGCTGAATTAGTTTCTATAGCAGGACAATACTGGATAGCAGAACATTTACAGCAGCATTGTAGTAGCGACCAACGCGGTTGCATTCGCTTAGATGGCGAAACACTCATGGTTGAATCATTGCCACAATAG
- the fadR gene encoding fatty acid metabolism transcriptional regulator FadR, with the protein MINAKGPASFAEKYIVRSIWENKFPPGSILPAERELSELIGVTRTTLREVLQRLARDGWLKIQHGKPTQVNNFWETSGLNILETIADLNPEGFPVLVDQLLSARASVSIIYFRGAIKNNPEKAQQILAKIHQLEDTAEAYADYDYELHHTLAFSSGNPLYVLILNGFKGLYSRVGRYYFSSEEARAISLDFYKKLEVLAAEHNYSEVNSLMKTNGINSGTMWLKLRDDMPAEIAISNK; encoded by the coding sequence ATTATCAATGCAAAAGGTCCTGCAAGTTTTGCAGAGAAGTATATCGTCCGTTCTATTTGGGAAAATAAATTTCCACCAGGTTCTATTTTACCTGCAGAACGCGAACTGTCAGAACTGATTGGTGTTACCAGAACAACATTAAGAGAAGTTTTACAGCGCTTGGCTCGTGATGGTTGGTTAAAAATTCAACATGGCAAGCCGACTCAAGTCAATAACTTTTGGGAAACCTCTGGGCTTAATATTTTAGAGACGATTGCAGACCTAAACCCTGAAGGGTTTCCTGTATTAGTTGATCAGTTATTATCTGCTAGAGCAAGCGTCAGCATAATATATTTTCGTGGTGCGATTAAAAATAATCCAGAAAAAGCACAACAGATATTAGCTAAAATTCATCAATTAGAAGATACAGCTGAAGCATATGCTGACTATGATTATGAATTACACCATACGCTTGCTTTCTCATCAGGTAATCCTTTATACGTACTCATTTTAAATGGTTTTAAAGGACTGTATAGCAGAGTTGGTCGTTATTACTTTTCAAGTGAAGAAGCCCGCGCTATTTCTTTAGACTTTTATAAAAAGTTAGAAGTTCTGGCTGCTGAGCATAACTATTCAGAAGTTAATTCGTTGATGAAAACAAATGGGATTAACAGTGGCACCATGTGGTTGAAGTTACGTGATGATATGCCCGCTGAAATTGCTATCAGTAACAAGTAA
- a CDS encoding PrkA family serine protein kinase, with amino-acid sequence MGIFEHYQQRYEQKLDEEYSLQQFLEICKEDRSAYVSAAERMLMAIGESKTIDTSKDPVLSRIFSNRLISQYPSFKDFYGMEESIEQIVSYLKHSAQGLEESKQILYLLGPVGGGKSSLAEKLKALMQKVPIYILSANGVRSPVNDHPLCLFDPDEDATLLTEEFNIPTRYIKTIMSPWAVKRLHEFGGDITKFKVVKVFPSILDQTAIAKTEPGDENNQDISALVGKVDIRQLEHFSQDDADAYAYSGALCRANQGVMEFVEMFKAPIKVLHPLLTATQEGNYNGTEGLSALPYNGMILAHSNESEWTTFRNNKNNEAFLDRVYIVKVPYCLRVSEEMEIYQKLLSNSELSKAPCAPGTLETLAQFSILSRLKAPENSSIYSKMRVYNGETLKDTDPKAKSYQEYRDYAGVDEGMQGLSTRFAFKILSRVFNFDDNEIAANPVHLFYVLEKQIEQEQFPSEVSEKYLEFLKGYLIPKYVEFIGKEIQTAYLESYSEYGQNIFDRYVTYADFWIQDQEFRDPETGQLFDRAALNAELEKIEKPAGISNPKDFRNEIVNFVLRARANNDGNNPLWTSYEKLRVVIEKKMFSNTEDLLPVISFNAKTSADDQRKHDDFINRMMEKGYTQKQVRLLSEWYLRVRKSS; translated from the coding sequence ATGGGCATATTCGAACATTATCAGCAACGTTATGAGCAAAAACTAGATGAAGAGTATTCACTACAGCAATTTCTAGAAATCTGTAAGGAGGATCGAAGTGCATATGTGTCAGCAGCGGAACGAATGCTAATGGCTATTGGTGAATCCAAAACCATTGATACATCTAAAGATCCCGTTCTAAGTCGTATATTTTCTAACAGGCTAATCTCTCAGTACCCTAGCTTTAAAGATTTTTATGGTATGGAAGAGTCAATAGAACAAATCGTGTCCTACCTTAAACATTCAGCTCAAGGTTTAGAAGAATCTAAACAGATTTTGTACTTATTAGGTCCAGTTGGTGGTGGTAAGTCATCACTGGCTGAAAAACTTAAAGCATTAATGCAAAAAGTGCCTATTTATATTTTAAGTGCTAACGGAGTAAGAAGTCCGGTTAATGACCATCCTCTGTGTTTATTTGACCCAGATGAAGATGCAACCTTATTAACCGAGGAATTTAATATCCCTACGCGATATATCAAAACAATCATGTCGCCATGGGCAGTAAAAAGACTGCATGAGTTTGGTGGTGATATCACTAAATTTAAAGTAGTAAAGGTCTTCCCTTCTATCTTGGATCAAACAGCCATAGCGAAAACCGAGCCTGGTGATGAAAACAATCAGGATATTTCTGCCTTGGTGGGTAAGGTCGATATTCGTCAATTAGAGCATTTCTCACAAGATGATGCCGATGCTTATGCCTACTCTGGCGCCTTGTGTCGTGCTAACCAAGGGGTAATGGAGTTTGTGGAGATGTTTAAAGCCCCGATTAAGGTACTGCATCCGTTATTAACAGCAACACAAGAAGGAAACTATAACGGAACTGAGGGACTATCAGCGCTGCCTTACAACGGCATGATTCTAGCTCACTCTAACGAATCAGAATGGACGACATTCAGAAACAATAAAAATAACGAAGCATTTCTAGATAGGGTTTATATCGTTAAGGTGCCTTATTGTTTAAGAGTCTCAGAGGAAATGGAGATATATCAAAAGCTGCTATCTAATTCCGAGTTATCAAAAGCGCCTTGTGCCCCTGGCACTTTAGAAACGCTAGCGCAATTTAGTATTTTATCTCGTTTAAAAGCACCTGAAAACTCTTCTATTTACTCAAAAATGCGGGTTTACAATGGTGAGACCCTAAAAGACACCGATCCTAAAGCCAAGTCATACCAAGAGTATCGTGATTACGCAGGTGTTGACGAAGGCATGCAAGGGTTATCAACCCGTTTTGCATTCAAAATATTATCCAGAGTATTTAATTTTGATGACAATGAAATAGCCGCTAATCCAGTGCATTTGTTTTATGTGCTTGAGAAGCAAATCGAACAGGAACAATTTCCAAGTGAAGTGAGCGAGAAGTACCTCGAATTTCTAAAAGGTTACCTCATTCCCAAATACGTAGAGTTTATTGGTAAGGAAATCCAAACTGCCTACTTAGAATCTTATTCTGAATACGGTCAAAATATCTTTGATAGATATGTCACCTATGCTGACTTTTGGATCCAAGACCAAGAATTTAGAGATCCTGAAACTGGGCAACTGTTTGACCGAGCGGCGCTAAACGCTGAACTAGAAAAAATAGAGAAACCTGCAGGTATCAGTAATCCGAAAGATTTTCGAAATGAAATCGTTAACTTTGTATTACGTGCCAGAGCCAATAACGATGGTAATAATCCACTATGGACCAGTTACGAAAAACTCCGAGTCGTCATTGAGAAGAAGATGTTCTCCAATACTGAAGATTTACTACCTGTTATTTCATTCAACGCGAAAACGTCAGCAGATGATCAACGTAAACATGATGACTTTATTAATCGGATGATGGAAAAAGGCTATACCCAAAAACAAGTGAGATTACTTTCTGAGTGGTATTTAAGAGTGCGTAAATCGTCATAA
- a CDS encoding SpoVR family protein, with product MTNSNINNVNELGKESSNKADSGIPSSAKTSPKQPLSDGPDWNFELLETYMSEIEKVAAFYKLDSYPNQIEVITAEQMMDAYAGIGMPIGYTHWSFGKKFIETEQGYRRGQMGLAYEIVINSDPCISYLMEENTITMQALVMAHACFGHNSFFKNNYLFKTWTDASSIIDYLVFAKNYIRECELKFGVEQVELTLDSCHALMNYGVDRYKRPSEVSFKEEQMRQKDRESYLQSQVNDLWRTVPVNPDNIKTQDEHTFPEEPQENILYFIEKNAPLLEPWQRELVRIVRKMAQYFYPQKQTQVMNEGWATFWHYTILNHLYDDGTVTDRFMLEFLQSHTAVVAQPAYNSPYYSGINPYALGFNMFIDIRRICEHPTEEDKHWFPEIAGSDWLTTVTFAMENFKDESFISQYLSPKVMRDFKLFSVLDDDSRTRLSISAIHDESGYHQIREKLSQQYNLSNLEPNIQVQRVDINGDRSLTLRFIPNKRIPLNDNHEEVLKHLHRLWGFNVSLERLDETGDIVKLSQCPPQEKDSQMTTM from the coding sequence ATGACAAATAGCAATATTAATAACGTCAATGAGCTAGGTAAAGAGTCCTCTAACAAGGCAGACTCAGGCATACCTTCGTCAGCTAAAACATCACCAAAGCAGCCATTAAGTGATGGGCCAGATTGGAATTTCGAACTGCTTGAAACCTATATGTCTGAAATTGAAAAAGTCGCTGCATTTTACAAATTAGATAGTTATCCAAATCAAATCGAAGTGATCACTGCAGAACAAATGATGGATGCTTATGCCGGTATTGGAATGCCAATAGGTTATACCCACTGGTCATTTGGTAAAAAATTCATAGAAACAGAACAAGGTTACCGCCGAGGACAAATGGGGTTAGCCTATGAAATAGTCATAAATTCCGACCCATGCATTTCATATTTAATGGAAGAAAATACCATCACAATGCAAGCGTTGGTGATGGCTCATGCCTGTTTTGGGCATAATAGTTTTTTTAAGAATAACTACCTATTTAAAACTTGGACTGATGCGAGTTCAATAATTGATTATCTGGTATTTGCTAAAAACTACATAAGAGAATGCGAGCTAAAGTTTGGCGTTGAACAAGTTGAACTGACGCTAGATTCTTGTCATGCGTTAATGAACTATGGTGTAGATCGCTATAAACGCCCGTCAGAAGTGTCATTTAAAGAAGAACAAATGCGTCAAAAAGATCGTGAGAGTTATTTACAGAGTCAAGTTAACGATCTGTGGCGCACAGTGCCAGTCAATCCAGATAACATTAAAACGCAAGATGAACATACCTTCCCAGAAGAACCGCAAGAAAATATTTTATATTTCATTGAAAAAAATGCGCCCCTGCTTGAGCCATGGCAACGAGAACTCGTCAGAATTGTCCGTAAAATGGCGCAGTACTTTTATCCACAAAAACAAACACAAGTGATGAACGAGGGCTGGGCGACCTTTTGGCACTATACCATTTTGAATCATTTATATGATGACGGTACTGTAACCGATCGATTTATGTTGGAGTTCCTGCAAAGCCATACTGCAGTGGTCGCACAGCCTGCATACAATAGCCCTTATTACAGCGGTATTAATCCCTATGCTCTGGGTTTTAATATGTTTATTGATATTAGAAGAATTTGCGAACACCCAACAGAGGAAGACAAACATTGGTTCCCTGAAATCGCCGGTAGCGATTGGTTAACAACGGTCACTTTTGCAATGGAGAATTTCAAAGATGAAAGCTTTATTAGCCAATACTTATCACCGAAAGTCATGCGTGACTTTAAATTATTCAGTGTGCTAGATGATGATAGTCGCACCCGCTTATCGATTTCCGCTATCCATGACGAAAGCGGGTATCACCAAATAAGAGAAAAATTATCACAGCAATATAATTTATCGAATTTGGAACCTAATATCCAAGTACAACGGGTAGACATCAACGGCGATCGCTCTTTAACACTCAGATTTATTCCGAACAAACGGATCCCACTAAATGATAACCATGAAGAAGTATTAAAGCATCTTCATCGTCTCTGGGGGTTTAATGTCAGTTTGGAGCGACTGGATGAAACAGGGGATATTGTTAAATTATCGCAATGTCCTCCTCAAGAAAAAGACTCCCAAATGACAACAATGTAA